TCAAATAAAAGAAATGGTGTAGTGTGTAACATTCTTTTTGTTTTTAGTATTTCCGTCAAGTTTCTTGCCAAAAATGTTTTCTTGTCAGTTCTTTGTCGCCTACAAGAAATGAAGTTGTTCCTTCCAACACATAAAATACTTCATCGTTGTCCTCGTGTTGGTGAAGTTCAAGGCCCCGATTTCGATAAACATCTGCGAGTTTTCGTAAAATCTGCAAAGACTTTACCAGTACAAAACTATTTGTACTTCATGTTGCTGCTTTTTTTATAAACAAAGGAAGGGTCACCGAATGAACAACTATACCTTGATCTTCTTTCCGATCTGAAAATTCGATCACAAAAACTTCCGAAACGGATGAAAATGTCAATGATGGAATAAGGGGTTCGACAGAGATGCCTCGCCCTCCGCAAAAAGCGATACAAAATTCATGATTGGATTCTGTGTCGCTTTTTCATTTTTAAAAGGGTGTTTGTCAGGTGTTTTCGATTTGAAAGGTGGGACGACATCATAGCTTAGGACTTAAATACCCCTTTTTTTGTCGCAGAAGGCCCCCACTTTGATGGATGTATTGTTTTATTTTTGACCTGTATCCGGGTAAACCAGCATAGAAAACTCACCGACTAAAACCGATCAAATGAGAAATATAATCTATGGTATCAATCTGACTGCAGATGGTTGCTGCGACCATACCCAATCTAGTGGCGGCCCAGAGATCCACGAGTATTTCACGGACCTCATGCGGGACGCTGACCTGATCATCTACGGACGTAAGACCTATCAGTTGATGGTTCCTTACTGGCCTGACGTCGCAAAAAAACAATCCGGGACGAAAGCGGAGAATGAATTTGCGCAAACATTTAACGCCATTGACAAAGTTGTTTGTTCCCGCTCATTAAATGACTTTGAAGGTAATCCGAGGGTTATTCGTGCGAACCTCGCAGAAGAAGTCCTGAAACTGAAACAGGAATCGGGCAAAAATATTTCAATTGGCGGGATAAGCCTGCCTGCGGAATTGATAACGCTTGGTCTGGTGGATGAATATTATTTTCTAATTCATCCTATCATTGCAGGTCAAGGGAGACGGTTGTTAGATGGTATCGGTCTTCCCGATCCGTTAAATTTAAAACTAACTGACTCGAGGACGCTTAAATCAGGATGTATAGCACTTCATTACCTGAAACAGTTATAAAAGCGGGTATTTCGGCCCGCAACCTAAACACAAAAGCCTTCGGATGTTATCCGGCGGCTTTTGTGTTTTATATCTGCCTGAAAAGAAAATACAAGATATTTTAATTGAGGCATGAGAAAAAGATAGTATGAAAGAAATTGTTTTAGCAACCAAAAAATAGATAATAAAGGGTTATTTTTCAGGACGAAAAAGGAGTTATGAAGAAAATAGGATTTTTATCGTTTGGGCATTGGTCTAATCATCCTGCCTATAAGACCCGTACAGCGAGTGACACATTGCTTCAATCTATTGATTTGGCTGTCGCTGCCGAAGAAATTGGTTTAGATGGCGCCTATTTTCGTGTGCATCATTTTGCAGCCCAGTTAGCATCACCATTTCCTTTGCTTTCGGCTATCGGTGCCAAAACAAGTAAAATAGAGATTGGAACGGGTGTAATTGATATGCGTTATGAAAATCCACTGTATATGGTGGAAGATGCCGGAGCTGCGGATTTAATTTCGGAGGGGCGATTACAATTGGGAATCAGCAGAGGTTCGCCGGAACAGGTAATCGATGGGTGGCGCACTTTTGGATATGAACCGGCCGAAGGAGAAACTGACGCAGATATGGGACGTCGTAAAGCATTGGAATTCCTGGATAAGTTAAAAGGTGTCGGATTTGCCGAGCCTAATCCGTCCCCGATGTTTCCGAACCCACCAGGCTTGCTACGCCTGGAGCCATATTCGGAAGGACTGAGGGAACGTATCTGGTGGGGAGCCGCTTCTAATGCTACTGCTGTTTGGGCCGCCGAAAACGGAATGTATCTTCAAAGTTCTACTTTGAAGTACGATGAAAGCGGCAAACCTTTTCATATACAGCAAGCCGAGCAAATCAGATTATACAAAGATGCCTGGAAAAAAGCAGGACACAAGCGTGAACCGAGAGTTTCGGTGAGCCGGTCTATTTTCGCCTTGGTAAACGACCAGGATCGTTATTTCTTTGGGCAGGAAACCAACCGGGTCGATAAAATCGGAATGATTGAAGCAGACAAACGCGCCATTTTCGGAAGAAGCTATGCCGCAGAGCCGGATCAACTCATCAAGGAGTTAGCTGAGGATGAAGCTATTCAAGAGGCAGATACGATTCTTTTGACAATACCCAATACATTAGGAGTTGATTACAATGTGCATGTACTGTCTTCTATTTTAGCGCATGTGGCCCCCGGATTGGGTTGGCGCTAAATTTTAAAAATGATGTTAATCGACAAAGAACGCTGGATCGTGTTTGCCAACTTTGTACTAACATGAATTGATTGGGTTGCTGATTTTAACCAGATCAGGTGCTTTCCAGCGCCTTTTCGAGATCATCTTTAAAGTTTCGGCCGATAGGTATTTGATGGCCATCCAGTATAATTCGGTTCCTTTCCAGGCGTGTTACTTTTTGAATAGATACTATGAAAGATTTATGTACCCGAATAAAACGGTTTTGTGGGAAAATATCAAGCATGGCTTTAATTGATCCTTTCAATATGACCTTTCCTGAGTAGGTATAAATTATTGCATAATCTTTGAGTCCTTGAATGTGGGTAACATCATTAAAATGAAGTTTTATACGCTGCACACCACTTTTGACAAAAATAAAATCTGTTTTTTCAAAGGCAGCATGATCCTCAATATTTACATTCTGTGCTTTTAAGGTTAGGAATTCTGTGATTTTCTCTATTGCCTGTTTGAATCGGTTAAAAGACACAGGTTTTAATAAAAAGTCAATTACACCCAATTCATAGCCTTCAAAAGCATAATTGCGATATGCGGTTGTGAAAATCGTAAAAGGCGGGTCTGGCAATTCTTTTAGAAATTCAATACCTGTCATTTCCGGCATCTCAATATCCAGTAACAATACATCAGTAGGGTGATTCTCCAGATAGCGCAAAGCCTCCCATGTATTGGTAAACAGGGACACGGAATGTACGTTGTCGATGCGTTTTAAGTAACCTGCAAGTACTTCAAGCGCAAGCGGTTCATCATCTATAACAACAACTTTCAGCATTATTTCCACTTCAATCCATTTAGTTATAATTCAATTATTAGCTTGGCTCTATAGGCATTTTTATTGTCTTCAAGCGCAAGATGGTGTTTAGCCGGATAAAGCATGTTCAGACGTTTTCGTAGATTGTCGAGCCCTATTCCACCCTTACTTTTATTAGATACTGACAATGGTTTTGAATTCTCTATAATTACCGTTAATGTTTTATTATTTAACTCAATACCCACAGTTAACCAACTATTTTCGGTTTGTTTACTAAGCCCATGTTTAAAGGCATTCTCAACCAAAGGCAACAATAGTAAAGGGGCAATTTCATGCCCACTTAGTTCAGCATTAATATTCAATGAAATAATAAACTCGGAACTAAACCTATGCCGCTCCAGTTCAATGTAATTGCTTAGGTAAGTGATTTCTTTTTCTAACAGCACCTTTGCATCAGTACTATCGTACAACATGTATTCCATCATTTCTGATAGTTTAAGTACTGTTTCCGGTGCAAGCTCTGATTTTTTAAGCGTTAATGCATACAAGTTGTTTAATACATTAAACAGGAAGTGTGGATTTACCTGGGCGCGAAGAAAATTAACTTCGGCATTTAATTTTTCTACTGTCATTCTCTGAATGAGAAGCTGCTGCCCATACCAGTCCATACTTAACCTAAGTGCCAGCATTAACCCTAAATACCATAACGTGCTAAAAAAGTTGTAGGAGAGGCTTTCCATTAAATCGCTGTTACGCATAGGGCCTATAACATAACCATACAGATAAAAATCAAAAAGGCTCTGGACTGTTAAGTACCCGATCACAGCGATAAAAACTGCTGTGAAATAGACAAAGTAGCGTTTCTTCAGCAGGTATTTTGGTAAAAAATAATGCAGGTTGAGATAAGCTATCACAATGAGGAGTGCGATCCGGACAGTTACACAAGCTACAAAGTAAGGCATGCTGGCCTTATGTATGAGGTATTTTTTCTCAAACATAAAGAAACCTGTTATCAATAGCCAATAGGCACTATGAGCCAGGATATACTTTAGGGAAACAGTCCCCTTTGAAAATGGCAGCTTAACCTGCTTATTCAGTAGCTCCATATTTAAATATCATACATAAAGGAAACTAAAAGTGTTAAACCTGCAAAATTATTTCGACTAACTGCATAAAAAGTAGAGGTTCGTCTACTTTTTTGTTTACTGGTCTACTATTTTTCTACTTGGTTTCCTTTTCTCCTAATATTGATATCAGAAAAAGTCAAGTATTTAATTTAAAAAATTGCATCATGAAAAAGACAACATTCAATCAGGCGTTTATTAAGGTATTTGCACTGATTATACTATGCTTTACTGCATTCAGTTTTACAACAAAATTTGGATTGGACAGTTATGAGATCTACCTAAATAACAAGCTCATTCTAAAACAATCGGTGAACCAGCCTTTGAGTTTAAGAGTGCTGCAACTTGATAAGGCAAATGAGAACGATCAGCTGCGCATTACTTACAAACACTGCACTTTAAAAGGAGCTGGTACTGACCGGAATATTGTTCTAAAAGATGAAAAGGGAAATACACTAAAGAATTGGTCATTTGCTGATGCGACTGGTTCCGATTTAAGTATGGTGATATCAGTTAAAGAGCTGTTGTTGCTGGAAAAAAATAATGCCCATCATGATCTGAGTCTGCATTATACTGCAAAGGAGCTTCCTAAAGAACAGCTGCTTGCATCTCTTCATATGAAATAAAGGGTTATCCTTCGGCTAAATGAACACACATGTGCCAAAAGAAATATCTTCTGACTATACTGGTTTATTTTTGCATTAATCCGGCTCTGGCACAACATGTAGACAATGTTAAAACTGACTCATTAAAGAAGAATCCGGCTATAAAGTTGAAAACGGTTACCATACATGGTCAAAAGCCCCTGATAGAGCATCGGATCGATGGGATTGTGTTCAATGTAGAAAGTCTGCCATCTATTGCAGGCGCAGATGCCGCGGATGTACTTAGAAAAGTACCGATGTTAAGCGTTGATGGTAGTGGTGAGCTTTCTGTTCGCGGCAATTCAAATGTTAAGGTGCTTATTGATGGTAAACCTTCTGAAATCTATGCTTCTTCTGTTGCGGACGCACTAAAAGCTATTAAGGGAGAACATATTGTAAAGGTGGAGGTGATTACAAATCCCTCATCGCGATATGATGCTGAAGGGGCCAACGCAGTGGTCAACATTATTACCAGAAAAATAATAGAGAATGCCACCAGCGGAAATGTCAGCATTGTAGCTGGCAGCCCCAGTGAAAGTAGCAGTGAAGGTATAGGTGGTGATGTACACCGTAAACAGGGAGCCTTTCTGTTCAATAGCGATGCCTTCTATCAGAAATACTGGAATCGGAATGGTTCTGTATTACAGCGGAATGCGGATAATTTGGTGCTTGTTCAGAAAAATGAAACCAAACAATCGGGCGAATATTTTTATGGTGGTTTAAGCGTGCTTTATAGTCTGGATTCTTTAAACACCTTTAACCTGGGTTATCGTGTCAGGCGGTCACCAAACAGGACGACGGGTGTTTCTGATAATTACGAGGTGGACAATGAAATACAGCAGCTCCTATTTGAGCGGAATACCATAACACCAAACCAGAATAAGGGCAATGCATATACTGTCGGTTTTAACGGCAAATCGAAAAACCAGCAAATAGCATATTCAGTATTGGGTATGTATTCGCATTTTAGAGGTACGAATGATTACATGTTGAATCAGACCGCGGAGGATAACGGTGAGTACCGGGAGAACTTCTTTAGCACTACAATCTACGATGATTATATTATCCAGGGAGATTATACACAGTCATTCACTGAGAACTGGAAATGGGAAGCCGGAGCCAAAGTATCTGCTAAAAATTCTAAAAATAAGAGTCTGTTTGAGGTGTATGATTTCGCTAATGGCAATTATCAGTATGACGCTGTTCGTTCTGGTAATTTTAAGTATAAGAACAGGATTTATGCTGGATATGTAAATATGAGTATAAAACTGAATAAATGGGGATTTAGCGGGGGGCTAAGGTATGAGAAAACAGATCTTGATGCAGCATTCAGAAACCAGGGAGTAAATATCCCTTCATTTGACAATCTTGTTCCACAAGTATTGCTCAATATGGCATTAGACAGCATTACAAATATTAAGCTGAGCTATGCAATGAAACTGGTTCGTCCGTACATCTCATACCTGGACCCGACAATAAATACCAGTGATTCACTGACATTGCAATATGGGAACCCACAGCTGAAACCTGAGTTGACTAATCGTTATGAGATTAGTTACTCCGTTAATGATGCCAAACTGTTCAGGGACTTTGTGCTATTTTTTAATGACAACAGAAACTCTATTGAAAACATCCGCTTTCCTAAGGGAAATGGAATCTTTGAAAGCACCTGGAAAAATGTAGGAAAGAACCAAAGGTTAGGTTTCTCTGCAACACTGAACTGGAAGCCTGTATCCACATTAACTATTGGTGCCACGCTGACCGCACAATTTGTATGGTTGGAAAGCAGGGCGCTTGGCATCAGTAATCATTCGCTGATGCGGCGACTTACGCTAAATGGTAGCTATAAATTCCCCAAAGGCTATAGCGTAGATTTTTACGGTTTTTTTGATTCCAACAATTTGCGCCTGCAAGGGTATCGGTCTGGTTGGAAATTCTATAACTTGTCTATAAATAAGAAATTCAAAAATGAGCGTCTGAACCTGGGTTTGCGTATGGAAACATTTTTTCAACCATACATCTACATAGATGAAGTAATCGCAACATCAGACTTTGAACAACGGCAGTCATATCGCTACCGAAGCCAGAATATTAGGTTTACTGTTTCCTATAAGATAGGCAAAAAGGAGGTCAAAAGCCCGCAAATAAACGCTGTTGAAAATGAATAGCTTGTTCGTGTAAGCAAAAAATCTGTACTTTGATGTCGTTATAAAAACACAGCTAGCTGAAGCAATAAGAAAAATGCAAAATAGCAAAACAATACACTATTCCAAAGCTACGCGAATCTCCGCAAGCAGCCCCGCCCGGTCTGCAAAAGTCTCATTTTAAAATATTAACAAAAAACAAATAAAATGAAAACTGATCCCAACAATGATATAGTTAAACTCTGCGCTCAAGGAATGAATTTAGAAGGAGAGGGAAAAAATGAAGAAGCACTTAAACTGTTTCAACAAGCGTGGAACTTGGCTACAAACGCCAAGGAGAAGTTTATAGCAGCTCATTATGTAGCCCGCCAACAAAAAAACGTATCTGATAAATTGAAGTGGGATGAAACAGCATTGAACTTAGCCTTAGAAATTAACGAAGACGATATTAAAGGAACTTATCCTTCTCTTTATTTGAATATCGGGAAGTGTTATGAAGATTTAAACGATTTGGACAAAGCCAAGAAACATTATCAACTGGCTCTCTCTTATACAGGTTTTCTATCCAACGACGGTTATGGAGAAATGATAAAATCAGGAATCGAAAACGGCATAAATAGAGTGACAGAATGATTGAATAGACGAACAAAAAACAACGAACCGAAAACATTGGCTATGCGCCAGGCGGGAAACCATCTTCGGTTGAAAAATAAAGAAAAGTTGAACGATTCGTTTTCAAAAACAGTGCGGTGGCGCCAGTGATTTTATTATCCCGAAAAACAGGATTGGTACCGCTGTAAATAATCCCGTTGTTCCGCCATGAAGACCGAAAGAGCCGGCAGCCCCGTCCGTCCTTCAGAAAGCCTCATTAATAAGGCTTCTTTCTTTTAAATCTGTCGCATTCAGCCCTTTGATTTGTCGCATACGCACCGCAAATGTTATCATATTGTTACCGAAATTTACATCTGAACATAACAGAATTTAGAGAAGCTTTTTTAACAATAATTTTAAAAGGAGGGTTAAGTATTATGAGAAAAATAATTGTTCTTTCATTTCTTACATTAGACGGTGTAATGCAAGCACCTGGCGGACCTGAGGAAGATCCATCCAGCGATTTCAAATATGGCGGATGGACTGCACCTTATGCTGACGAAGTTTCTGGTAAGGTCATGCAAAAACAGATGGAACCTGCGGATCTTCTTCTTGGCAGAAAAACATATGAGATTTTTGCCGCTTACTGGCCTGAACATGCAAGCTATTGGCCAGGTATCAATGATGTTACAAAATACGTCATGTCCAAAACCGTGAAAAAGTCAGATTGGGAAAACACCGTGTTCCTTACAAGCGTGGCAGACATCGAAAAACTTAAAAATTCAAAAGGTGCTGACATCAAAATTTGGGGTAGTAGCGAGCTCGTTCAACTACTACTGAAGCACGATTTAGTGGACGAACTCTGGCTCAACATTCACCCGTTGCTGCTGGGTAAAGGAAAAAAGTTGTTTGATAATGACGTGATTCCGGCAGCATTTGAATTAATAGAGAGCCATGTTACACCAAGTGGCGTTATTATGGCCAATTACAAGCGAAATGGAGAAGTCAGAACAGGTACTGTTGGTGCTTAAGGAAACGTAATTGTGTTCTGTTTCAGTATTTTTCATGTTTAGCATTAACATTAAGACGTGTCTGATTTTTAACGGCGTTTGTTTTTATTATTGACAATGATCATGTCAGTCCCTGGGCAAGGACACGCAGGATAATCGCACGTGCTTCCCGGCCTTCCGGCGTTGGCATCGCCGCATAGTTGTGTGGTTGGCCCCGTCGCAAATGAAGCTCGACAGGCACTCCTGCCGCCCTTGCCTTTGCGGCCAGATCGATACTGGCTGGATAGTGAAGATCGAGCGTGCCGGAGAATACAATCATCGGCGCCAGTCCGCGGAAATCGCCATTCAACGGGCTGACATACGGATGGGCGACATCCAGGTCACCGGCATATAGGCGCCCCACTTCAATAACGCCCGGAATATCCTGGATGGGGTCATGAGCAGCGATCGCCAGCTGCTCCGGGCGGCTGAACGAAGCATCCAGCCCCGGTGAGATGAGCACCAGCCCGTTCGGTTGCTGATATCCGGAGTCCCGTAACCACTGGGCTGCTGCCAGCCCCAACCCGGCACCTGCCGAGTTGCCCATCACCGTGGCCTTCGCAGGTCCGGCATCCTCAAGTATCTTCCGCAGCAGGTCGCCCATGGCCGGCACCACGTCTTTAGCAGTGGCGTGGGGAGCCAGCGGATATATGGGAACGATACAACGGACATGGGCATTACGGGTCAGGTAACCGATAAAGCGCCAATGCGCGCGAACGATCTCGTTGATATAGCCACCGCCATGCAGGAATACGACGTAGTCGCCGGCATCGGGATTTTCAGATGGTGCTGTATAATAGACGGGCCATCCCGCCACATGCTTCAAAGTCACCGTGACGCCGCGGCCCAGCCCCGTCGGTTCATAGGAGGCCGGCCGCAATGACAATCTGCGCACCTGCTCCTGGACGGCAGCGGCTGATGCCAACCGTTTCTTGATGGGAAGAAGCCTTAATAAGCCGTTGATACAGCGGCTCTGCAAGCTCGGTTCGGCGTTGTCCGGCAGCAACTCGTATAGGGTAGTTCTATCGTCAGCTGTGTCATAATTATTTTTCTTCATCACTTTCTTTTTGTTCTCGGCAAAAGTATTTTGCCCAAAAAGAATAAACATTGACAAATGATAAAAAACTATTCTTTCTTTTTAAGCCGACTTAATGATTCCTGCGTTATACCTAAGAAAGAGGCAACGTGTTTATTGGATAGCCGCGATACGACTTGTGGCATCCGCTCCAATAAATTCTGATATCTTTCTTTTGCTGTCATACTAATCATCGTTTCAACCCGCCATGTAGCAAAGACCTGCGATTGTTCTAACGATTGGCGATAAAGTTTAGCAAAAATAGTATTGGTGTCTACAAGGTTATAGAAATCAGTTTGTCTGATTCTTAATAATGCTGAATCCTCTAACGCTTGAACATACTCTGCAGATGGTGCTTGTGTTATAAAGCTGGCGAAGGCGCTTACAAATTTATTTTCGAAGGCAATGTAGCGTGTTTTTTCTTCTCCTTTTTCATTTATAAAATATGTTCTTAAACAACCACTACAGATAAAATACGCATACTGACAGACCTCTCCGGAGGTAAGAAGCCGACTGTTTTTTTTGACACTTACATCCTTAAATTTTGACAAAAGCAAAGTGTCTTCTGCCGGGAAAGAATATTGATCCACCAAAAATCGCGTTAAGAAATCTATATTATTCTGCATGAGCTATCATTGGTCCTTGATTTTCAAACATAAAATCTCGCTAAAAATGCGCAACATAAGTCACAAATATGATTTTTAAGCATTTTTTCATTTTCATGTCAGGATTAGTTAATTGAATTTGTAGGCGCTCAGGAAAATGATGATCAAAAAAATACTTAACTGCAAGAGATGAAATGTACGCAATCTGCCTTTTAAATTTAGCGCCTTGACCGCGAGGTCAGGGGCATTCCCGTCGATAATTTCTTTGAGTTTTATACCAAGTTTGCCACCATTGAAAATATTATTGCCGATCAGCAAAAGAACAAACACAAATTTGATCCTGAACCACAATTGTTGCGCCAGCACGCCGTGGGTAAGGGCGATCATGCCCAGGCCGGTAACTATGATCAGCCCTCCACCGATACCGATCAATTTAGGGAATTTGGCCGCAATCACCAGGACTCCAGCCGCCTTTTCTTTTTGATGGTCAAATAGTTTCCAGAATGTCTGGTAGTTAATAAAATCGATTAGTGTAGTACCGACCATCAAGACTAGTGCTATTAAATGTAGCATCAGTAGAGCAGGAAAAGTTGACATTTGATAAGTTTTTTAATAAATGATAACTTGTTTTCA
The Chitinophaga sp. MM2321 DNA segment above includes these coding regions:
- a CDS encoding dihydrofolate reductase family protein, translated to MRNIIYGINLTADGCCDHTQSSGGPEIHEYFTDLMRDADLIIYGRKTYQLMVPYWPDVAKKQSGTKAENEFAQTFNAIDKVVCSRSLNDFEGNPRVIRANLAEEVLKLKQESGKNISIGGISLPAELITLGLVDEYYFLIHPIIAGQGRRLLDGIGLPDPLNLKLTDSRTLKSGCIALHYLKQL
- a CDS encoding LLM class flavin-dependent oxidoreductase: MKKIGFLSFGHWSNHPAYKTRTASDTLLQSIDLAVAAEEIGLDGAYFRVHHFAAQLASPFPLLSAIGAKTSKIEIGTGVIDMRYENPLYMVEDAGAADLISEGRLQLGISRGSPEQVIDGWRTFGYEPAEGETDADMGRRKALEFLDKLKGVGFAEPNPSPMFPNPPGLLRLEPYSEGLRERIWWGAASNATAVWAAENGMYLQSSTLKYDESGKPFHIQQAEQIRLYKDAWKKAGHKREPRVSVSRSIFALVNDQDRYFFGQETNRVDKIGMIEADKRAIFGRSYAAEPDQLIKELAEDEAIQEADTILLTIPNTLGVDYNVHVLSSILAHVAPGLGWR
- a CDS encoding LytTR family DNA-binding domain-containing protein, which produces MLKVVVIDDEPLALEVLAGYLKRIDNVHSVSLFTNTWEALRYLENHPTDVLLLDIEMPEMTGIEFLKELPDPPFTIFTTAYRNYAFEGYELGVIDFLLKPVSFNRFKQAIEKITEFLTLKAQNVNIEDHAAFEKTDFIFVKSGVQRIKLHFNDVTHIQGLKDYAIIYTYSGKVILKGSIKAMLDIFPQNRFIRVHKSFIVSIQKVTRLERNRIILDGHQIPIGRNFKDDLEKALEST
- a CDS encoding histidine kinase, which codes for MELLNKQVKLPFSKGTVSLKYILAHSAYWLLITGFFMFEKKYLIHKASMPYFVACVTVRIALLIVIAYLNLHYFLPKYLLKKRYFVYFTAVFIAVIGYLTVQSLFDFYLYGYVIGPMRNSDLMESLSYNFFSTLWYLGLMLALRLSMDWYGQQLLIQRMTVEKLNAEVNFLRAQVNPHFLFNVLNNLYALTLKKSELAPETVLKLSEMMEYMLYDSTDAKVLLEKEITYLSNYIELERHRFSSEFIISLNINAELSGHEIAPLLLLPLVENAFKHGLSKQTENSWLTVGIELNNKTLTVIIENSKPLSVSNKSKGGIGLDNLRKRLNMLYPAKHHLALEDNKNAYRAKLIIEL
- a CDS encoding TonB-dependent receptor domain-containing protein translates to MCQKKYLLTILVYFCINPALAQHVDNVKTDSLKKNPAIKLKTVTIHGQKPLIEHRIDGIVFNVESLPSIAGADAADVLRKVPMLSVDGSGELSVRGNSNVKVLIDGKPSEIYASSVADALKAIKGEHIVKVEVITNPSSRYDAEGANAVVNIITRKIIENATSGNVSIVAGSPSESSSEGIGGDVHRKQGAFLFNSDAFYQKYWNRNGSVLQRNADNLVLVQKNETKQSGEYFYGGLSVLYSLDSLNTFNLGYRVRRSPNRTTGVSDNYEVDNEIQQLLFERNTITPNQNKGNAYTVGFNGKSKNQQIAYSVLGMYSHFRGTNDYMLNQTAEDNGEYRENFFSTTIYDDYIIQGDYTQSFTENWKWEAGAKVSAKNSKNKSLFEVYDFANGNYQYDAVRSGNFKYKNRIYAGYVNMSIKLNKWGFSGGLRYEKTDLDAAFRNQGVNIPSFDNLVPQVLLNMALDSITNIKLSYAMKLVRPYISYLDPTINTSDSLTLQYGNPQLKPELTNRYEISYSVNDAKLFRDFVLFFNDNRNSIENIRFPKGNGIFESTWKNVGKNQRLGFSATLNWKPVSTLTIGATLTAQFVWLESRALGISNHSLMRRLTLNGSYKFPKGYSVDFYGFFDSNNLRLQGYRSGWKFYNLSINKKFKNERLNLGLRMETFFQPYIYIDEVIATSDFEQRQSYRYRSQNIRFTVSYKIGKKEVKSPQINAVENE
- a CDS encoding rRNA adenine methyltransferase codes for the protein MKTDPNNDIVKLCAQGMNLEGEGKNEEALKLFQQAWNLATNAKEKFIAAHYVARQQKNVSDKLKWDETALNLALEINEDDIKGTYPSLYLNIGKCYEDLNDLDKAKKHYQLALSYTGFLSNDGYGEMIKSGIENGINRVTE
- a CDS encoding dihydrofolate reductase family protein — protein: MRKIIVLSFLTLDGVMQAPGGPEEDPSSDFKYGGWTAPYADEVSGKVMQKQMEPADLLLGRKTYEIFAAYWPEHASYWPGINDVTKYVMSKTVKKSDWENTVFLTSVADIEKLKNSKGADIKIWGSSELVQLLLKHDLVDELWLNIHPLLLGKGKKLFDNDVIPAAFELIESHVTPSGVIMANYKRNGEVRTGTVGA
- a CDS encoding alpha/beta fold hydrolase is translated as MFILFGQNTFAENKKKVMKKNNYDTADDRTTLYELLPDNAEPSLQSRCINGLLRLLPIKKRLASAAAVQEQVRRLSLRPASYEPTGLGRGVTVTLKHVAGWPVYYTAPSENPDAGDYVVFLHGGGYINEIVRAHWRFIGYLTRNAHVRCIVPIYPLAPHATAKDVVPAMGDLLRKILEDAGPAKATVMGNSAGAGLGLAAAQWLRDSGYQQPNGLVLISPGLDASFSRPEQLAIAAHDPIQDIPGVIEVGRLYAGDLDVAHPYVSPLNGDFRGLAPMIVFSGTLDLHYPASIDLAAKARAAGVPVELHLRRGQPHNYAAMPTPEGREARAIILRVLAQGLT
- a CDS encoding Crp/Fnr family transcriptional regulator, giving the protein MQNNIDFLTRFLVDQYSFPAEDTLLLSKFKDVSVKKNSRLLTSGEVCQYAYFICSGCLRTYFINEKGEEKTRYIAFENKFVSAFASFITQAPSAEYVQALEDSALLRIRQTDFYNLVDTNTIFAKLYRQSLEQSQVFATWRVETMISMTAKERYQNLLERMPQVVSRLSNKHVASFLGITQESLSRLKKKE